The following are encoded together in the Arcobacter aquimarinus genome:
- a CDS encoding di-trans,poly-cis-decaprenylcistransferase gives MSLNYMNNINVPSHIAIIMDGNGRWAKERGLNRTAGHEEGAKIVRNITSYCASIGVKYLTLYAFSTENWNRPKLEVEYLMKLLEKHLKKEIEVYLKNNIKFKAIGDLSRFSKSLQKSIKETEEKTATCTGLTQVLALNYGSKNEIIRAIKKLNEKNLEITEENLDSCLDTAGFGDVDLLIRTSGEIRLSNYLLWQNAYAEMFFTQTYWPDFNEIELYDILVEFTKRERRFGGI, from the coding sequence ATGAGTTTAAATTATATGAATAATATAAATGTTCCTTCACATATAGCTATTATTATGGATGGAAATGGAAGATGGGCAAAAGAAAGAGGTTTAAATCGAACAGCAGGTCATGAAGAAGGTGCAAAAATAGTTAGAAATATTACTTCATATTGTGCAAGTATTGGAGTTAAATATTTAACTCTCTATGCTTTTTCCACTGAAAATTGGAATAGACCAAAACTTGAAGTAGAATATTTGATGAAACTTTTAGAAAAACATCTAAAAAAAGAGATAGAGGTATATTTAAAAAATAATATTAAATTTAAAGCTATTGGAGATTTAAGTAGATTTTCAAAATCTTTACAAAAATCTATAAAAGAAACAGAAGAAAAAACAGCAACTTGCACAGGATTAACTCAAGTTTTAGCTTTAAATTATGGTTCAAAAAATGAGATTATCAGAGCAATAAAAAAATTAAATGAAAAAAATCTTGAAATAACAGAAGAAAATCTTGATTCATGTCTTGATACAGCAGGTTTTGGAGATGTGGATTTATTGATTAGAACAAGTGGTGAGATAAGACTTTCAAACTATTTATTATGGCAAAATGCTTATGCAGAAATGTTTTTTACTCAAACATATTGGCCAGATTTTAATGAAATAGAACTTTATGATATTTTAGTTGAATTTACTAAAAGAGAGAGAAGATTTGGAGGTATTTAG
- the coaBC gene encoding bifunctional phosphopantothenoylcysteine decarboxylase/phosphopantothenate--cysteine ligase CoaBC, protein MLLKNKKILVGVTGSIAIYKTLELIRLYVKAGAQVRVIMTEGAKKFINPITFEAISQNKVLDESSECWDKDQDYNHIDIGKWSDIFVIAPASANTINALANGLGNNLLLQTALAYPRIKLIAPAANTNMLKNPITQASLKMLKLCNYEIISSQTKELVCKDVGDGAMAEPIDIFDATCKELLKDEYWINRRVVLSGGGTLEKIDDVRYISNFSSGKMASSLAKALYYKGADVCLISTRGYENLPKDIHLIKVQSSNEMYEYLVDSIRVAKKGILTKPTLMDSSTPTLILKKPFLFMVAAISDYLPSYPQEGKLKKELIGTLWNLELKQNMDILKSLDKEGIVSIGFKAEMDELSAVENATKMLENKNLDGVCLNVLNEENSFGSENNNIELILKNSSYEFKGKKLDVSLNILEKLQDEFKLYE, encoded by the coding sequence ATGTTATTAAAAAATAAAAAAATATTAGTTGGAGTTACTGGTTCAATTGCAATTTATAAAACTTTAGAGTTAATTAGACTTTATGTAAAAGCTGGAGCACAAGTGCGAGTTATTATGACTGAGGGTGCAAAAAAGTTTATAAATCCAATTACGTTTGAGGCAATATCTCAAAACAAAGTTTTAGATGAAAGTAGTGAATGTTGGGATAAAGACCAAGATTATAATCATATTGATATTGGAAAGTGGTCTGATATTTTTGTAATAGCACCAGCGAGCGCTAATACTATCAACGCTTTAGCAAATGGTTTAGGGAATAATTTATTATTACAAACTGCACTTGCATATCCAAGAATTAAACTAATTGCACCTGCTGCAAATACAAATATGCTAAAGAACCCTATAACACAAGCAAGTCTTAAAATGCTTAAACTTTGTAATTATGAAATTATCTCTTCTCAAACAAAAGAGTTAGTTTGTAAAGATGTTGGTGATGGTGCAATGGCAGAACCAATTGATATTTTCGATGCTACTTGTAAGGAACTTCTAAAAGATGAGTATTGGATAAATAGAAGAGTAGTTTTAAGTGGAGGAGGAACTCTAGAAAAAATTGATGATGTTAGATATATTTCAAACTTTTCATCTGGGAAAATGGCTTCAAGTTTGGCTAAAGCTTTGTATTATAAGGGTGCAGATGTTTGTTTGATTAGTACACGAGGTTATGAAAATTTACCAAAAGATATTCATTTAATAAAGGTTCAAAGTTCAAATGAAATGTATGAATATTTAGTAGATTCAATTAGGGTTGCAAAAAAAGGAATTTTAACAAAACCTACTTTGATGGATAGTTCAACTCCTACACTAATTTTAAAGAAACCATTTTTATTTATGGTTGCAGCTATTAGTGATTATCTTCCTTCATATCCACAAGAAGGAAAATTAAAAAAAGAGTTAATAGGAACTTTATGGAACTTAGAGTTAAAACAAAATATGGATATTTTAAAATCACTTGATAAAGAGGGAATCGTATCTATTGGTTTTAAAGCAGAAATGGATGAATTAAGTGCTGTTGAAAATGCAACAAAAATGCTAGAAAATAAAAATTTAGATGGAGTTTGTCTAAATGTTTTAAATGAAGAAAATAGCTTTGGGAGTGAAAATAATAATATTGAATTGATTTTGAAAAATAGTTCTTATGAGTTTAAAGGAAAAAAATTAGATGTTTCTTTAAATATTTTAGAAAAATTACAAGATGAGTTTAAATTATATGAATAA
- the glmU gene encoding bifunctional UDP-N-acetylglucosamine diphosphorylase/glucosamine-1-phosphate N-acetyltransferase GlmU — protein MFNKSIIILAAGAGTRMKSDTPKVLHKISGKPMLYYSIKEALKLSDDITVVLFHQFERVKAEIEKYFTNINFVIQDHKNYPGTGGAVMGITPKYEKVLVLNGDMPLIQASELEKFEIEATIVMSVLELDSADGYGRVIIENGNVKKIVEQKDATPEELAITTANAGIYQFETKFLLENLPKLDNNNAQKEYYITDLVEMAINQGLVLKPLVVNEENFKGVNSKVELADAEVIHQNRLKKEFMKAGVIMRLPDTIYIEEGVEIEGESIIENGVSLLGNSKIINSHIKTNSVVEDSIVKDSDVGPMGRIRPGSELTNTHIGNFVETKKAKLTGVKAGHLSYLGDCSIDEGTNIGCGTITCNYDGVNKHQTIIGKNVFVGSDTQFVAPVNIEDDVLIGAGSTVTGNVKKGELYLTRAKAKTIDGYFYKHFSNKKK, from the coding sequence ATGTTTAATAAATCAATAATTATACTTGCAGCAGGTGCAGGTACTAGAATGAAATCAGATACTCCAAAGGTATTACATAAGATTTCGGGTAAACCAATGTTATATTATTCAATAAAAGAGGCTTTAAAATTAAGTGATGATATTACAGTAGTTTTATTTCACCAATTTGAACGAGTTAAAGCTGAAATAGAAAAATATTTCACAAATATAAATTTTGTTATTCAAGACCATAAAAACTACCCTGGAACTGGTGGGGCTGTTATGGGAATCACTCCAAAGTATGAAAAAGTATTAGTTTTAAATGGTGATATGCCTTTAATTCAAGCAAGTGAGTTGGAAAAATTTGAAATTGAAGCGACAATCGTTATGTCAGTTTTAGAGTTAGATAGTGCTGATGGTTATGGAAGAGTAATTATTGAAAATGGTAATGTTAAAAAAATAGTTGAACAAAAAGATGCAACACCTGAAGAGTTAGCAATTACAACAGCAAATGCTGGAATTTATCAGTTTGAAACAAAGTTTTTACTAGAAAATTTACCAAAATTAGATAATAACAATGCCCAAAAAGAGTATTACATCACTGATTTAGTTGAAATGGCAATAAATCAAGGCTTAGTTTTAAAACCTCTTGTTGTAAATGAAGAGAATTTTAAAGGAGTTAATTCAAAAGTTGAGTTAGCTGATGCTGAAGTTATTCATCAAAATAGACTTAAAAAAGAGTTTATGAAAGCTGGTGTAATCATGAGATTACCTGATACTATTTATATAGAAGAGGGTGTAGAAATTGAGGGTGAAAGTATCATTGAAAATGGTGTAAGTTTACTTGGAAACTCAAAAATTATAAATTCTCATATTAAAACTAACTCTGTTGTTGAAGACTCTATCGTAAAAGATAGTGATGTTGGACCAATGGGAAGAATCAGACCAGGAAGTGAGTTAACAAATACTCATATAGGAAATTTTGTTGAGACAAAAAAAGCTAAACTAACGGGTGTAAAAGCAGGGCATTTATCATATCTTGGAGATTGTTCAATAGATGAGGGAACAAATATTGGATGTGGGACAATTACTTGTAATTATGATGGTGTAAATAAACATCAAACAATTATAGGAAAAAATGTTTTTGTTGGAAGTGATACACAGTTTGTAGCTCCTGTAAATATTGAAGATGATGTTTTAATAGGAGCTGGTTCAACTGTAACTGGGAATGTAAAAAAAGGTGAGTTGTATCTTACACGTGCAAAAGCTAAAACTATTGATGGTTATTTTTATAAACATTTTTCAAATAAAAAGAAGTAA
- a CDS encoding ankyrin repeat domain-containing protein, whose amino-acid sequence MFNFFKVNEDLFYKELFSEDLDVDKLQRYVNRGIDLNKKDEKGRSVLFSLAAKRKLDAIRFLLKNGANLNLEDRFSKTVLDEACEKSDGVMVRFFLDNGFDINRKNSSGRTIFQDIALDGNYKMFQILLTYKPDLNIKDSYGKTVLFDAVEGGNLNILKDVVNNLDTLNTLDENHQTALFKAVLKDDINISTTLVLNGINVNFLDKDGQNVLFNAILQGSKNIPLFELLIKKNINLNVIDNFNKNIMDELLRVVDIQKNTSKELEGKYKLITEDKDYIRLALLFIENGLEIDKVDETGKTTLQKEIENKKFSNVEFLLNCGADVNISDENNKNIIYTEILKGYSNYKMIDFLVSKGANLEARDLDEKSVVDDIVEIIAISKGFKKSNPRLSVFIKEDEKYDVLLKKVLTYRPDIETQRLDGKNILFDLVLYNDFETLRTIINYGVNLNIKDKNGKTPLMYLVEEGLKLNEKREREQFIERLVNFLKYRVNVDIQDNEGRTAIHKAVIADDLTVVEKLLTKKADLSIKDMHGRTALHHTQWHGNYKIARWLIAAGADINQPDNSGFTLLNYAAIFGHARLVVALIASGVLMYNRNPKNKKVAQFFKDRERNLDKLISSNINDLKMKNALEEVVENLKKELNEALN is encoded by the coding sequence GTGTTTAATTTTTTCAAGGTAAATGAAGACCTTTTTTACAAAGAGTTATTCTCTGAAGATTTAGATGTTGATAAACTCCAAAGATATGTAAATAGAGGAATTGACTTAAATAAGAAAGATGAAAAAGGTCGTTCAGTTTTATTTTCTTTAGCAGCAAAAAGAAAACTAGATGCAATACGATTTTTACTAAAAAATGGTGCAAATTTAAATCTTGAAGATAGATTTTCAAAAACTGTTTTAGATGAAGCTTGTGAAAAATCTGATGGAGTAATGGTAAGATTTTTTCTTGATAATGGTTTTGATATAAATAGAAAAAATAGTTCAGGAAGAACAATTTTTCAAGATATTGCTCTTGATGGTAATTATAAAATGTTTCAAATATTGCTTACTTATAAACCAGATTTAAATATAAAAGATAGTTATGGAAAAACTGTTTTATTTGATGCTGTTGAGGGTGGAAATTTAAATATTTTAAAAGATGTTGTAAATAATTTAGATACTTTAAACACTTTGGATGAAAATCATCAGACAGCACTTTTTAAAGCGGTTTTAAAAGATGATATAAATATATCTACAACTTTAGTTTTAAATGGAATAAATGTAAATTTTTTAGATAAAGATGGACAAAATGTTCTTTTTAATGCAATTTTACAAGGCTCTAAAAATATACCATTATTTGAACTTTTGATAAAGAAAAATATAAATTTAAATGTGATAGATAATTTCAATAAAAATATTATGGATGAACTTTTAAGAGTTGTTGATATTCAAAAAAATACTTCTAAAGAGTTAGAAGGAAAATATAAATTAATCACAGAAGATAAAGATTATATTCGTTTAGCTCTTTTATTTATTGAAAATGGTTTAGAGATTGATAAGGTAGATGAAACAGGAAAAACTACATTACAAAAAGAGATAGAAAATAAAAAATTTTCAAATGTAGAATTTTTATTAAATTGTGGAGCTGATGTAAATATAAGTGATGAGAACAATAAAAATATAATTTATACAGAAATACTAAAAGGTTATTCAAACTATAAAATGATTGATTTTTTAGTTTCAAAAGGTGCAAATCTTGAAGCAAGAGATTTGGATGAAAAAAGTGTGGTTGATGATATTGTAGAGATTATTGCAATCTCTAAGGGTTTTAAGAAATCAAATCCTAGATTATCAGTTTTTATAAAAGAAGATGAAAAATATGATGTTTTACTAAAAAAAGTATTAACATATAGACCTGATATTGAAACACAAAGATTAGATGGAAAAAATATTTTATTTGATTTAGTTTTATATAACGATTTTGAAACCTTAAGAACAATAATCAATTATGGTGTAAATTTAAATATAAAAGATAAAAATGGAAAAACTCCTTTGATGTATCTGGTTGAAGAGGGTTTGAAATTAAACGAAAAAAGAGAAAGAGAACAGTTTATAGAAAGATTAGTAAATTTCTTAAAATATAGAGTTAATGTAGATATTCAAGATAATGAAGGAAGAACAGCAATTCATAAAGCAGTAATTGCTGATGATTTGACGGTTGTTGAAAAATTACTTACAAAAAAAGCAGATTTAAGTATAAAAGATATGCATGGAAGAACAGCGCTTCATCATACTCAATGGCATGGTAATTATAAGATTGCTAGATGGCTAATAGCAGCTGGAGCTGATATAAATCAACCAGATAATTCAGGATTTACTTTATTAAATTATGCAGCAATTTTTGGTCATGCAAGATTAGTTGTAGCTTTAATAGCTTCAGGAGTATTGATGTACAACAGAAATCCAAAAAATAAAAAAGTTGCGCAATTTTTTAAAGATAGAGAAAGAAATCTTGATAAGTTGATAAGTTCAAATATAAATGATTTGAAAATGAAAAATGCATTAGAAGAAGTAGTTGAAAATTTAAAAAAAGAGTTAAATGAAGCTCTCAATTAA
- a CDS encoding helicase-related protein, protein MKENWQEQLQTLLNCDLKTLYPLARSLNRKLEFYVGPTNSGKTYNAMQKLKEANSGLYLAPLRLLALEGYEDLKESKIKASLITGEEQMLDEEAAHVCSTIEMLDFDLDVDVAVIDEIQMLEDVDRGWAWVNAIIGCPAKKIIMTGSVNALDAIKKIASYLGEELEIIKHQRKNELKVLPKWTALEKLEDGTALIAFSRSDVLKLKQKLQKKYSVSVIYGNLSPEVRRDEAKRFREKKSQILIATDAIAMGLNLPIKTILFTTDEKFDGKSRRKITVNEIVQIAGRAGRYGHFEAGYLGATRRDVLAYISKEFESPIRTIKPPFKVKINNNQLEALSSHIKTNSLTKILKFFADNMIFSGPFVASNISSMLEAAKIVDTRFNLKLEDKYLLAQAPITTKSSIILQAYEAYIASVIKKRVCHYKPSITLPKKAITQKDLLLVEDEVKKISLYLWLSYKLPDIFPDHDKAYILRNSFNSFIEKSLRGNLLEEDNSKKFFHERKQKNNATTRTEKKEISVKKSYKPRRRKTI, encoded by the coding sequence ATGAAAGAAAATTGGCAAGAACAACTACAAACCTTATTAAACTGTGATTTAAAGACTTTATATCCATTAGCAAGAAGTCTAAATCGAAAACTAGAGTTTTATGTAGGTCCTACAAATAGTGGGAAAACATATAATGCAATGCAAAAATTAAAAGAGGCAAATTCTGGACTTTATTTAGCACCTTTACGACTTTTGGCACTTGAAGGATATGAAGATTTAAAAGAATCAAAAATAAAAGCATCTCTTATAACTGGTGAAGAACAAATGTTAGACGAAGAAGCAGCTCACGTTTGTTCAACTATTGAAATGTTAGATTTTGACTTAGATGTTGATGTTGCTGTTATCGATGAAATTCAAATGCTTGAAGATGTTGATAGAGGTTGGGCATGGGTAAATGCAATTATTGGATGTCCTGCAAAAAAAATCATTATGACAGGAAGTGTAAATGCCCTTGATGCTATAAAAAAGATAGCCTCATATTTGGGTGAAGAGTTAGAAATTATAAAACATCAAAGAAAAAATGAGTTAAAAGTTTTGCCAAAATGGACTGCTTTAGAAAAACTTGAAGATGGAACAGCCTTGATTGCATTTTCAAGAAGTGATGTTTTAAAATTAAAACAAAAATTACAAAAAAAATATTCTGTTTCAGTTATTTATGGAAATTTATCTCCTGAAGTAAGACGAGATGAAGCCAAAAGATTTAGAGAGAAAAAAAGCCAAATTTTAATAGCAACAGATGCAATTGCTATGGGATTAAATCTTCCAATTAAAACTATTTTATTTACAACAGATGAAAAGTTTGATGGAAAAAGTAGAAGAAAAATAACAGTTAATGAAATAGTTCAAATTGCAGGTAGAGCAGGAAGATATGGACATTTTGAAGCTGGATATTTAGGAGCTACACGAAGAGATGTTTTAGCTTATATTTCCAAAGAGTTTGAATCGCCAATTAGAACTATAAAACCTCCATTTAAAGTAAAAATAAATAACAATCAATTAGAAGCATTATCTTCTCATATCAAAACAAATTCTCTTACAAAAATTTTGAAATTTTTTGCGGATAATATGATTTTTAGTGGTCCTTTTGTAGCTTCTAATATCTCTTCTATGCTTGAAGCTGCAAAGATAGTTGATACAAGATTTAATCTAAAACTTGAGGATAAATATCTTTTAGCACAAGCTCCAATAACTACAAAATCAAGTATTATTTTACAAGCCTATGAAGCATATATTGCAAGTGTGATTAAAAAAAGAGTTTGTCATTATAAACCGTCAATTACACTTCCAAAAAAAGCAATAACTCAAAAAGATTTACTTTTAGTAGAAGATGAAGTTAAAAAAATATCTTTATATCTTTGGCTTTCATATAAACTTCCAGATATTTTTCCTGACCATGATAAAGCATATATTTTAAGAAATTCATTTAACAGTTTTATTGAAAAATCTTTAAGAGGAAACCTACTTGAAGAGGATAATTCAAAAAAGTTCTTTCATGAAAGAAAACAAAAAAATAATGCAACAACAAGAACTGAAAAAAAAGAAATAAGTGTAAAGAAAAGTTATAAACCAAGAAGAAGAAAAACAATTTAA
- the trmA gene encoding tRNA (uridine(54)-C5)-methyltransferase TrmA encodes MNCKYFGICASCTLFDKTYEEQLNYKIQREKERFSNFTTIEFDIIKSSESNFRNRAEFRIWWEKDANGNEILSYAMNDFKKNILKIDSCEMVSPHIKELMPKLITKLESDLELSYKLFAVEFLGSSTNDMLVTLIYHKKLEESWITKSKEIESALNIKIIGRSRKQKIVLTNDYINETLNITNQDFFFAYEENGFTQPNTKVNIQMIQWVLNNTQASTKDLCELYCGGGNFTIPLSTKFRKVLATEISKTSIKSALRNCKLNNISTISFIRMSAEEFVQGLNKVRVFNRLKDINLDDYEFDTIFMDPPRSGLDDTTRALAKDFPNIIYISCNPETLHRDLEELTKTHEIVRFALFDQFAFTNHIESGVILEKIK; translated from the coding sequence ATGAATTGTAAATATTTTGGTATTTGTGCATCTTGTACACTTTTTGATAAAACTTATGAAGAACAATTAAACTACAAAATTCAAAGGGAAAAAGAGAGATTTTCAAACTTTACAACTATAGAATTTGATATTATCAAAAGTAGTGAGTCAAATTTTAGAAATCGTGCAGAGTTTAGAATTTGGTGGGAAAAAGATGCAAATGGAAATGAGATTTTATCTTATGCAATGAATGACTTCAAAAAAAATATCTTAAAAATTGATTCATGTGAAATGGTAAGCCCTCATATAAAGGAGCTTATGCCAAAACTTATAACTAAGTTAGAAAGTGATTTAGAACTCTCTTATAAACTTTTTGCCGTTGAATTTTTGGGAAGTTCAACAAATGATATGTTGGTAACTTTGATTTATCATAAAAAACTTGAAGAGAGTTGGATAACAAAATCAAAAGAAATTGAGTCAGCATTAAATATAAAAATCATAGGAAGAAGTAGAAAACAAAAAATTGTTTTAACAAATGACTACATAAATGAAACTTTAAATATCACTAATCAAGATTTCTTTTTTGCTTATGAAGAAAATGGTTTTACTCAACCAAACACAAAAGTAAATATTCAAATGATTCAATGGGTTTTAAATAACACTCAAGCTTCAACAAAAGATTTATGCGAGTTATATTGTGGTGGTGGAAATTTTACAATACCCTTATCTACAAAATTTAGAAAAGTTTTAGCCACAGAAATTTCAAAAACTTCTATAAAATCAGCTTTGAGAAACTGTAAATTAAATAATATTTCAACTATTAGTTTTATACGTATGAGTGCCGAAGAGTTTGTACAAGGACTAAATAAAGTAAGAGTTTTTAATAGATTAAAAGATATAAATTTAGATGATTATGAATTTGACACTATTTTTATGGACCCACCAAGGTCTGGACTTGATGATACAACAAGAGCATTAGCCAAAGATTTTCCTAACATTATCTATATTTCATGTAATCCAGAAACTTTACATAGAGACTTAGAAGAGTTAACAAAAACCCATGAAATCGTAAGATTTGCACTATTTGACCAATTTGCTTTTACAAATCATATTGAAAGTGGTGTAATTTTAGAAAAGATTAAATAA